The proteins below are encoded in one region of Citrobacter enshiensis:
- the rpoB gene encoding DNA-directed RNA polymerase subunit beta, translating to MVYSYTEKKRIRKDFGKRPQVLDIPYLLSIQLDSFQKFIEQDPEGQYGLEAAFRSVFPIQSYSGNSELQYVSYRLGEPVFDVQECQIRGVTYSAPLRVKLRLVIYEREAPEGTVKDIKEQEVYMGEIPLMTDNGTFVINGTERVIVSQLHRSPGVFFDSDKGKTHSSGKVLYNARIIPYRGSWLDFEFDPKDNLFVRIDRRRKLPATIILRALNYTTEQILDLFFEKVVFEIRDNKLQMELVPERLRGETASFDIEANGKVYVEKGRRITARHIRQLEKDDIKHIEVPVEYIAGKVASKDYVDESTGELICAANMELSLDLLAKLSQSGHKRIETLFTNDLDHGPYISETVRVDPTNDRLSALVEIYRMMRPGEPPTREAAESLFENLFFSEDRYDLSAVGRMKFNRSLLRDEIEGSGILSKDDIIEVMKKLIDIRNGKGEVDDIDHLGNRRIRSVGEMAENQFRVGLVRVERAVKERLSLGDLDTLMPQDMINAKPISAAVKEFFGSSQLSQFMDQNNPLSEITHKRRISALGPGGLTRERAGFEVRDVHPTHYGRVCPIETPEGPNIGLINSLSVYAQTNEYGFLETPYRRVVDGVVTDEIHYLSAIEEGNFVIAQANSNLDDEGHFVEDLVTCRSKGESSLFSRDQVDYMDVSTQQVVSVGASLIPFLEHDDANRALMGANMQRQAVPTLRADKPLVGTGMERAVAVDSGVTAVAKRGGTVQYVDASRIVIKVNEDEMYPGEAGIDIYNLTKYTRSNQNTCINQMPCVSLGEPVERGDVLADGPSTDLGELALGQNMRVAFMPWNGYNFEDSILVSERVVQEDRFTTIHIQELACVSRDTKLGPEEITADIPNVGEAALSKLDESGIVYIGAEVTGGDILVGKVTPKGETQLTPEEKLLRAIFGEKASDVKDSSLRVPNGVSGTIIDVQVFTRDGVEKDKRALEIEEMQLKQAKKDLSEELQILEAGLFSRIYAVLVAGGVEAEKLDKLPRDRWLELGLTDEEKQNQLEQLAEQYDELKHEFEKKLEAKRRKITQGDDLAPGVLKIVKVYLAVKRRIQPGDKMAGRHGNKGVISKINPIEDMPYDENGTPVDIVLNPLGVPSRMNIGQILETHLGMAAKGIGDKINAMLKQQQEVAKLREFIQRAYDLGSDVRQKVDLNTFSDDEVLRLAENLKKGMPIATPVFDGAKESEIKELLQLGGLPTSGQITLFDGRTGEQFERQVTVGYMYMLKLNHLVDDKMHARSTGSYSLVTQQPLGGKAQFGGQRFGEMEVWALEAYGAAYTLQEMLTVKSDDVNGRTKMYKNIVDGNHQMEPGMPESFNVLLKEIRSLGINIELEDE from the coding sequence ATGGTTTACTCCTATACCGAGAAAAAACGTATTCGTAAGGATTTTGGTAAACGTCCACAAGTTCTGGACATACCTTATCTCCTTTCTATCCAGCTTGACTCGTTTCAGAAGTTTATCGAGCAAGATCCTGAAGGGCAGTATGGTCTGGAAGCAGCCTTCCGTTCCGTGTTCCCGATTCAGAGCTACAGCGGTAATTCCGAGCTGCAATACGTCAGCTACCGCCTTGGCGAACCGGTGTTTGACGTTCAGGAATGTCAGATCCGTGGCGTGACCTATTCCGCACCGCTGCGCGTCAAACTACGTCTGGTGATCTACGAGCGCGAAGCGCCGGAAGGCACCGTAAAAGACATTAAAGAACAAGAAGTCTACATGGGTGAAATTCCGCTCATGACTGACAACGGTACCTTTGTAATCAACGGTACTGAGCGTGTTATCGTTTCTCAGTTGCACCGTAGTCCGGGCGTCTTCTTTGACTCCGACAAAGGTAAAACCCACTCTTCGGGTAAAGTACTGTATAACGCGCGTATCATCCCTTACCGTGGTTCCTGGCTGGACTTCGAATTCGATCCGAAGGACAACCTGTTCGTACGTATCGACCGTCGCCGCAAACTGCCTGCGACCATTATTCTGCGTGCGCTGAACTACACCACTGAGCAGATCCTTGACCTGTTCTTTGAGAAAGTTGTTTTCGAAATTCGTGACAACAAGCTGCAGATGGAACTGGTGCCGGAACGCCTGCGTGGCGAAACCGCATCTTTTGACATCGAAGCTAACGGCAAAGTGTACGTCGAAAAAGGCCGCCGCATTACTGCGCGCCACATTCGCCAACTGGAAAAAGACGATATCAAACATATCGAAGTTCCGGTTGAGTACATTGCTGGCAAAGTGGCGTCTAAAGATTACGTTGACGAATCTACTGGCGAGCTGATCTGCGCCGCGAACATGGAGCTGAGCCTGGATCTGCTGGCTAAGCTGAGCCAGTCCGGCCACAAACGTATCGAAACGCTGTTCACCAACGATCTGGACCACGGTCCGTACATCTCTGAGACTGTACGCGTCGACCCAACTAACGATCGTCTGAGCGCGCTGGTAGAAATCTACCGCATGATGCGCCCGGGTGAACCGCCGACTCGTGAAGCGGCTGAAAGCCTGTTTGAGAATCTGTTCTTCTCCGAAGACCGCTATGACCTGTCTGCGGTTGGTCGTATGAAGTTCAACCGTTCTCTGCTGCGCGACGAAATCGAAGGTTCCGGTATCCTGAGCAAAGACGACATCATTGAAGTGATGAAGAAGCTCATCGATATCCGTAACGGTAAAGGCGAAGTCGATGATATCGACCACCTCGGCAACCGTCGTATCCGTTCCGTCGGCGAAATGGCGGAAAACCAGTTCCGCGTTGGCCTGGTACGTGTAGAGCGTGCGGTGAAAGAGCGTCTGTCTCTGGGCGATCTGGATACCCTGATGCCTCAGGATATGATCAACGCCAAACCGATTTCTGCCGCAGTGAAAGAGTTCTTCGGTTCCAGCCAGCTGTCTCAGTTTATGGACCAGAACAACCCGCTGTCTGAGATTACGCACAAACGTCGTATCTCCGCACTCGGCCCAGGCGGTCTGACCCGTGAACGCGCAGGCTTTGAAGTTCGAGACGTACACCCGACTCACTACGGTCGCGTATGTCCAATCGAAACGCCTGAAGGTCCGAACATCGGTCTGATCAACTCCCTGTCCGTGTATGCACAGACTAACGAATATGGCTTCCTTGAGACGCCGTACCGTCGTGTTGTTGATGGCGTGGTGACTGACGAAATTCATTACCTGTCTGCTATTGAAGAAGGCAACTTCGTTATCGCTCAGGCGAACTCCAACCTGGATGACGAAGGGCACTTTGTAGAAGATCTGGTTACCTGCCGTAGCAAAGGCGAATCCAGCTTGTTCAGCCGCGACCAGGTTGACTACATGGACGTATCCACTCAACAGGTGGTATCCGTCGGTGCGTCCCTGATCCCGTTCCTGGAACACGATGACGCCAACCGTGCATTGATGGGTGCGAACATGCAACGTCAGGCGGTTCCGACTCTGCGCGCTGATAAGCCGCTGGTTGGTACCGGTATGGAACGTGCTGTTGCCGTTGACTCCGGTGTTACTGCGGTGGCTAAACGTGGCGGTACCGTTCAGTACGTGGATGCTTCCCGTATCGTTATCAAAGTTAACGAAGACGAGATGTACCCGGGCGAAGCAGGTATCGACATCTATAACCTGACCAAATACACCCGTTCTAACCAGAACACCTGTATCAACCAGATGCCGTGTGTGTCTCTGGGTGAGCCGGTTGAACGTGGTGATGTGCTGGCAGACGGCCCGTCCACTGACCTCGGTGAACTGGCGCTCGGTCAGAACATGCGCGTGGCGTTCATGCCATGGAACGGTTACAACTTCGAAGACTCCATCCTCGTTTCCGAGCGTGTTGTTCAGGAAGACCGTTTCACCACTATCCACATTCAGGAACTGGCATGTGTGTCCCGTGACACCAAGCTGGGGCCAGAAGAGATCACCGCTGACATCCCGAACGTGGGTGAAGCTGCGCTCTCCAAACTGGATGAATCCGGTATCGTTTATATTGGCGCAGAAGTGACCGGTGGCGACATTCTGGTAGGTAAAGTAACGCCGAAAGGTGAAACTCAGCTGACCCCGGAAGAGAAACTGCTGCGTGCGATCTTCGGTGAGAAAGCGTCTGACGTTAAAGACTCTTCTCTGCGCGTACCAAACGGTGTTTCCGGTACGATTATCGACGTTCAGGTCTTTACTCGCGATGGCGTAGAAAAAGACAAACGTGCGCTGGAAATCGAAGAAATGCAGCTGAAGCAGGCGAAGAAAGACCTGTCTGAAGAACTGCAGATTCTCGAAGCTGGCCTCTTTAGCCGTATCTATGCGGTGCTGGTTGCCGGTGGCGTTGAAGCTGAGAAGCTCGACAAACTGCCTCGCGATCGCTGGCTGGAACTCGGCCTGACCGACGAAGAGAAACAAAATCAGCTGGAACAGCTGGCTGAACAGTACGACGAGCTGAAGCACGAGTTCGAGAAGAAACTCGAAGCGAAACGCCGCAAAATCACTCAGGGCGACGATCTGGCACCGGGCGTGCTGAAGATTGTTAAGGTTTATCTGGCGGTTAAACGTCGGATCCAACCTGGTGATAAGATGGCGGGTCGTCACGGTAACAAGGGTGTTATTTCTAAGATCAACCCGATCGAAGATATGCCTTACGATGAAAACGGCACGCCGGTAGACATCGTACTGAACCCGCTGGGCGTACCGTCTCGTATGAACATCGGTCAGATTCTGGAAACCCACCTGGGTATGGCTGCGAAAGGCATTGGCGATAAGATCAACGCCATGCTGAAACAGCAGCAAGAAGTCGCGAAACTGCGCGAGTTCATCCAGCGTGCGTACGATCTGGGCTCTGACGTTCGTCAGAAAGTTGACCTGAACACCTTCAGCGATGATGAAGTTCTGCGTCTGGCTGAAAACCTGAAAAAAGGTATGCCGATCGCAACGCCGGTCTTCGACGGTGCGAAAGAGTCTGAAATCAAGGAACTGTTACAGCTGGGTGGCCTGCCGACTTCCGGTCAGATCACACTGTTCGACGGTCGTACCGGTGAGCAATTCGAGCGCCAGGTTACCGTTGGCTACATGTACATGCTGAAACTGAACCACCTGGTTGATGACAAGATGCATGCGCGTTCTACCGGTTCTTACAGCCTGGTTACTCAGCAGCCGCTGGGTGGTAAGGCGCAGTTCGGTGGTCAGCGCTTCGGGGAGATGGAAGTGTGGGCGCTGGAAGCATATGGCGCGGCATACACCCTGCAGGAAATGCTCACCGTTAAGTCTGATGACGTGAACGGTCGTACCAAGATGTATAAGAACATCGTGGACGGCAACCATCAGATGGAGCCGGGCATGCCAGAATCCTTCAACGTACTGTTGAAAGAGATTCGTTCGCTGGGTATCAACATCGAGCTGGAAGACGAGTAA
- the rplL gene encoding 50S ribosomal protein L7/L12: MSITKDQIIEAVSAMSVMDVVELISAMEEKFGVSAAAAVAVAAGPAEVAEEKTEFDVILKAAGANKVAVIKAVRSATGLGLKEAKDLVESAPAALKEGVSKDDAEALKKSLEEAGAEVEVK; encoded by the coding sequence ATGTCTATCACTAAAGATCAAATCATTGAAGCAGTATCCGCTATGTCTGTAATGGACGTTGTAGAACTGATTTCTGCAATGGAAGAAAAATTCGGTGTTTCCGCTGCTGCTGCTGTAGCTGTAGCTGCTGGCCCGGCTGAAGTTGCTGAAGAAAAAACTGAATTCGACGTAATTCTGAAAGCTGCTGGCGCTAACAAAGTTGCTGTTATCAAAGCAGTACGTAGCGCAACTGGCCTGGGTCTGAAAGAAGCTAAAGACCTGGTAGAATCTGCTCCGGCCGCTCTGAAAGAAGGCGTGAGCAAAGATGACGCAGAAGCACTGAAAAAATCTCTGGAAGAAGCTGGCGCTGAAGTTGAAGTTAAATAA
- the rplJ gene encoding 50S ribosomal protein L10, producing the protein MALNLQDKQAIVAEVSEVAKGALSAVVADSRGVTVDKMTELRKAGREAGVYMRVVRNTLLRRVVEGTQFECLKDAFVGPTLIAYSMEHPGAAARLFKDFAKANAKFEVKAAAFEGELIPASQIDRLATLPTYEEAIARLMATMKEASAGKLVRTLAAVRDAKEAA; encoded by the coding sequence ATGGCTTTAAATCTTCAAGACAAACAAGCGATTGTTGCTGAAGTCAGCGAAGTAGCCAAAGGCGCGCTGTCTGCAGTAGTTGCGGATTCCCGTGGCGTAACTGTAGACAAAATGACTGAACTGCGTAAAGCAGGTCGCGAAGCCGGCGTATACATGCGTGTTGTTCGTAACACCCTGCTGCGCCGTGTTGTTGAAGGTACTCAGTTTGAGTGCCTGAAAGACGCGTTCGTTGGTCCGACCCTGATTGCATATTCTATGGAACACCCGGGCGCAGCTGCTCGTCTGTTCAAAGATTTCGCGAAAGCGAATGCAAAATTTGAGGTCAAAGCCGCAGCCTTTGAAGGTGAATTGATCCCGGCATCGCAAATCGATCGCCTGGCAACTCTGCCGACCTACGAAGAAGCAATTGCACGCCTGATGGCAACCATGAAAGAAGCTTCGGCTGGCAAACTGGTTCGCACTCTGGCTGCTGTTCGCGATGCGAAAGAAGCTGCTTAA
- the rplA gene encoding 50S ribosomal protein L1: protein MAKLTKRMRVIRDKVDATKQYDINEAIALLKELATAKFVESVDVAVNLGIDARKSDQNVRGATVLPHGTGRSVRVAVFTQGANAEAAKAAGAELVGMEDLADQIKKGEMNFDVVIASPDAMRVVGQLGQVLGPRGLMPNPKVGTVTPNVAEAVKNAKAGQVRYRNDKNGIIHTTIGKVDFDADKLKENLESLLVALKKAKPTQAKGVYIKKVSLSTTMGAGVAVDQSGLTATVAN, encoded by the coding sequence ATGGCTAAACTGACCAAGCGTATGCGCGTGATCCGTGACAAAGTTGATGCAACTAAACAGTACGACATCAACGAAGCTATTGCTCTGCTGAAAGAGCTGGCCACTGCTAAATTCGTAGAAAGCGTAGACGTTGCTGTTAACCTCGGCATCGACGCTCGTAAATCTGACCAGAACGTACGTGGTGCAACTGTACTGCCGCACGGTACTGGCCGTTCCGTTCGCGTAGCCGTATTTACCCAGGGTGCAAACGCTGAAGCTGCTAAAGCTGCAGGTGCTGAACTGGTAGGTATGGAAGATCTGGCTGACCAGATCAAGAAAGGCGAAATGAACTTTGACGTTGTTATTGCTTCCCCGGATGCAATGCGCGTTGTTGGCCAGCTGGGTCAGGTTCTGGGTCCGCGCGGCCTGATGCCAAACCCGAAAGTCGGTACTGTAACCCCTAACGTTGCTGAAGCGGTTAAGAACGCTAAAGCAGGTCAGGTTCGTTACCGTAACGACAAAAACGGCATCATCCACACCACCATCGGTAAAGTGGATTTTGACGCTGACAAACTGAAAGAAAACCTGGAATCTCTGCTGGTTGCGCTGAAAAAAGCGAAGCCGACTCAGGCAAAAGGCGTGTACATCAAGAAAGTTAGCCTCTCCACCACCATGGGTGCTGGCGTTGCCGTTGATCAGTCCGGTCTGACTGCGACTGTGGCGAACTAA
- the rplK gene encoding 50S ribosomal protein L11, translating into MAKKVQAYVKLQVAAGMANPSPPVGPALGQQGVNIMEFCKAFNAKTDSMEKGLPIPVVITVYADRSFTFVTKTPPAAVLLKKAAGIKSGSGKPNKDKVGKISRAQLQEIAQTKAADMTGSDIEAMTRSIEGTARSMGLVVED; encoded by the coding sequence ATGGCTAAGAAAGTACAAGCCTATGTCAAGCTGCAGGTTGCAGCTGGTATGGCTAACCCGAGTCCGCCGGTAGGTCCAGCACTGGGTCAACAAGGCGTGAACATCATGGAATTCTGTAAAGCGTTCAACGCAAAAACTGATTCCATGGAAAAAGGTCTGCCAATCCCGGTTGTTATTACCGTTTACGCTGACCGTTCTTTCACTTTCGTTACCAAAACGCCTCCGGCAGCAGTACTGCTGAAGAAAGCGGCTGGTATCAAGTCTGGTTCCGGCAAGCCGAACAAAGACAAAGTGGGTAAAATTTCCCGCGCTCAGTTGCAGGAAATCGCGCAGACCAAAGCTGCCGACATGACTGGTTCCGACATTGAAGCGATGACTCGCTCCATTGAAGGTACTGCACGTTCCATGGGCCTGGTAGTGGAGGACTAA
- the nusG gene encoding transcription termination/antitermination protein NusG, producing MSEAPKKRWYVVQAFSGFEGRVATSLREHIKLHNMEELFGEVMVPTEEVVEIRGGQRRKSERKFFPGYVLVQMVMNDASWHLVRSVPRVMGFIGGTSDRPAPISDKEVDAIMNRLQQVGDKPRPKTLFEPGEMVRVSDGPFADFNGVVEEVDYEKSRLKVSVSIFGRATPVELDFAQVEKA from the coding sequence ATGTCTGAAGCTCCTAAAAAGCGCTGGTACGTCGTTCAGGCGTTTTCCGGTTTTGAAGGCCGCGTAGCGACGTCGCTGCGTGAGCATATCAAATTACACAATATGGAAGAGTTGTTTGGTGAAGTCATGGTGCCGACCGAAGAAGTGGTCGAAATCCGTGGTGGCCAGCGTCGCAAAAGCGAGCGCAAATTCTTCCCGGGCTACGTACTGGTCCAGATGGTAATGAACGACGCAAGCTGGCACCTGGTGCGCAGCGTACCGCGTGTGATGGGCTTCATCGGTGGTACTTCCGACCGTCCGGCGCCAATCAGCGACAAAGAAGTTGATGCAATTATGAACCGCCTGCAGCAGGTGGGTGATAAGCCGCGTCCGAAAACGCTGTTTGAACCGGGTGAGATGGTTCGTGTTAGCGATGGTCCGTTTGCTGACTTTAACGGCGTGGTTGAAGAAGTCGACTACGAGAAGTCCCGCCTGAAAGTTTCCGTTTCTATCTTCGGTCGTGCGACCCCGGTAGAACTGGACTTTGCTCAGGTAGAAAAAGCGTAA
- the secE gene encoding preprotein translocase subunit SecE: MSANTEAQGSGRGLEAMKWVAVALLLLVAIVGNYLYRDMMLPLRALAVVILIAAAGGVALLTTKGKATVAFAREARTEVRKVIWPTRQETLHTTLIVAAVTAVMSLILWGLDGILVRLVSFITGLRF, encoded by the coding sequence ATGAGTGCGAATACCGAAGCTCAAGGAAGCGGGCGTGGCCTGGAAGCGATGAAGTGGGTGGCTGTAGCCCTATTGCTGCTTGTGGCTATCGTTGGCAACTACCTCTATCGTGACATGATGCTGCCGCTGCGTGCGCTGGCCGTAGTGATTCTGATTGCGGCAGCGGGTGGTGTTGCGCTGTTGACGACAAAAGGTAAAGCGACGGTTGCTTTTGCCCGTGAAGCGCGTACTGAAGTCCGTAAGGTCATTTGGCCGACTCGCCAGGAAACATTGCACACCACACTGATTGTGGCTGCGGTTACTGCAGTAATGTCACTAATCCTGTGGGGACTGGATGGTATTCTGGTCCGCCTGGTATCCTTTATCACTGGCCTGAGGTTCTGA
- the tuf gene encoding elongation factor Tu, producing MSKEKFERTKPHVNVGTIGHVDHGKTTLTAAITTVLAKTYGGAARAFDQIDNAPEEKARGITINTSHVEYDTPTRHYAHVDCPGHADYVKNMITGAAQMDGAILVVAATDGPMPQTREHILLGRQVGVPYIIVFLNKCDMVDDEELLELVEMEVRELLSQYDFPGDDTPIVRGSALKALEGEAEWEAKIIELAGFLDSYIPEPERAIDKPFLLPIEDVFSISGRGTVVTGRVERGIVKVGEEVEIVGIKETAKSTCTGVEMFRKLLDEGRAGENVGVLLRGIKREEIERGQVLAKPGTIKPHTQFESEVYILSKDEGGRHTPFFKGYRPQFYFRTTDVTGTIELPEGVEMVMPGDNIKMVVTLIHPIAMDDGLRFAIREGGRTVGAGVVAKVIA from the coding sequence ATGTCTAAAGAAAAGTTTGAACGTACAAAACCGCACGTTAACGTCGGTACTATCGGCCACGTTGACCATGGTAAAACAACGCTGACCGCTGCCATCACTACCGTACTGGCTAAAACCTACGGCGGTGCTGCTCGCGCATTCGACCAGATCGATAACGCACCGGAAGAAAAAGCTCGTGGTATCACCATCAACACGTCTCACGTTGAATATGACACCCCGACTCGCCACTACGCACACGTAGACTGCCCGGGCCACGCCGACTATGTTAAAAACATGATCACTGGTGCTGCGCAGATGGACGGCGCGATCCTGGTTGTTGCTGCGACTGACGGCCCGATGCCGCAGACTCGTGAGCACATCCTGCTGGGTCGTCAGGTAGGCGTTCCGTACATCATCGTGTTCCTGAACAAATGCGACATGGTTGATGACGAAGAGCTGCTGGAACTGGTAGAAATGGAAGTTCGTGAACTTCTGTCTCAGTACGATTTCCCGGGCGACGACACTCCGATCGTTCGTGGTTCTGCTCTGAAAGCGCTGGAAGGCGAAGCAGAGTGGGAAGCGAAAATCATCGAACTGGCTGGCTTCCTGGATTCTTACATCCCAGAACCAGAGCGTGCGATTGACAAGCCGTTCCTGCTGCCTATCGAAGACGTATTCTCCATCTCCGGTCGTGGTACCGTTGTTACCGGTCGTGTAGAGCGCGGTATCGTCAAAGTGGGCGAAGAAGTTGAAATCGTTGGTATCAAAGAGACTGCCAAGTCTACCTGTACTGGCGTTGAAATGTTCCGCAAACTGCTGGACGAAGGCCGTGCTGGTGAGAACGTTGGTGTTCTGCTGCGTGGTATCAAACGTGAAGAAATCGAACGTGGTCAGGTACTGGCTAAGCCGGGTACCATCAAGCCGCACACCCAGTTCGAATCTGAAGTTTATATCCTGTCCAAAGATGAAGGCGGCCGTCATACTCCGTTCTTCAAAGGCTACCGTCCGCAGTTCTACTTCCGTACTACTGACGTGACTGGCACCATCGAACTGCCGGAAGGCGTAGAGATGGTAATGCCGGGCGACAACATCAAAATGGTTGTTACCCTGATTCACCCGATCGCGATGGACGACGGTCTGCGTTTCGCAATCCGTGAAGGCGGCCGTACTGTAGGCGCGGGCGTTGTTGCTAAAGTTATCGCTTAA